The following coding sequences are from one Triticum aestivum cultivar Chinese Spring chromosome 5A, IWGSC CS RefSeq v2.1, whole genome shotgun sequence window:
- the LOC123102373 gene encoding OVARIAN TUMOR DOMAIN-containing deubiquitinating enzyme 5 — translation MDETLAAEAGAAAAAAAATEEKAVPERETETLEEVISRHRKEKSKLQDKETSLKKAAAKGSKAEQKAKKKQVEEEISRLSAALEAKHAAELATFGYKPAESSEKGNLDTLVKAIAGVSVSSNADSAKPGKAAKRREKKAKEEAAREQRIQEEQTNLVSDRMLEDGKLGRRLEPLGLTIHEIKPDGHCLYRAIENQLSLHSKGTTQYNHQELRQMTAKYMREHAADFLPFFLSEGKAESGPDPSESFEKYCEEMESTAAWGGQLELGALTHCLKKHIVVYSGSFPDVEMGKEYNKSGPGGDPSIRLSYHRHAYGLGEHYNSVIPTELS, via the exons ATGGACGAAACCCTAGCCGCAGAAgccggtgccgccgccgccgccgccgccgcgacggaGGAGAAGGCGGTCCCGGAGCGGGAGACGGAGACGCTTGAGGAGGTCATCTCGAGGCATAG GAAGGAGAAATCCAAACTCCAGGATAAGGAAACAAGTCTGAAGAAAGCAGCTGCCAAAGGCAGCAAAGCTGagcagaaggccaagaaaaagCAGGTCGAGGAAGAGATATCGCGCCTCTCAGCTGCATTAGAGGCGAAACATGCTGCAGAGCTTGCTACTTTTGGGTACAAACCCGCAGAAAGCTCTGAAAAGGGGAACCTCGACACATTGGTGAAGGCCATAGCTGGCGTTTCTGTTTCTAGCAATGCAGATTCTGCGAAGCCGGGGAAGGCTGCAAAACGGCGAGAGAAAAAGGCAAAGGAAGAAGCTGCTCGAGAGCAGCGAATTCAAGAAGAACAAACCAATCTTGTCAGTGATCGCATGTTAGAAGACGGGAAACTTGGAAGGAGGCTTGAGCCCTTGGGGCTGACCATTCATGAGATAAAGCCAGACGGCCATTGCTTGTACCGTGCTATCGAGAACCAGCTGTCACTCCATTCCAAGGGCACTACACAGTACAATCACCAGGAGCTACGGCAAATGACAGCCAAGTATATGAGAGAGCATGCTGCAGATTTCCTCCCATTTTTCCTATCGGAGGGCAAAGCCGAATCTGGACCAGACCCCTCGGAGAGCTTTGAAAAGTACTGCGAGGAGATGGAGTCCACCGCTGCTTGGGGTGGGCAACTCGAGCTTGGTGCTCTGACACACTGCCTAAAGAAGCACATCGTCGTATACTCTGGCTCCTTTCCGGATGTAGAAATGGGCAAAGAATACAACAAGTCAGGACCAGGAGGTGACCCTAGCATCAGGCTTTCCTACCACAGGCATGCCTATGGCCTCGGCGAGCACTACAACTCGGTGATACCCACTGAGTTATCTTGA